The DNA window ATTACATGATGCCCTTCGCCATCATGCTGCTCTACGCGAACCTCTCGGAGATCGACCACAGGATCATCCAGGCGGCGCGATCACTCGGCGCGCGCCCGGTCACCATCTTCTTTCGCGTCTGGGTGCCGCTCAGCATGCCCGGCCTGGCAATCGCCAGCCTGTTCATCGTCATCTTCTCGCTCGGCTTCCTCGTCACCCCGGCGATCCTTGGCGCCGGCAGGGTGCTGATGGTCGCCGAGTACATCTCCGTGCAGATATCCTCGACCCTGCGCTGGGGCGTGGCGACGGCACTGTCGACGATGCTCCTGCTCGTCGTCGGCGCCCTCATCGCGCTGGCGATGCGCAGCCCGGCGTTGCGCGCCGCCTTCGAAGGCGGCCGCAAATGACGCCACGCACCCGCCGTCTGCTCGAACGCGCGCTGCCGAAGCTCTTGGCCTGGCTGCTGCTCGCCTTCCTGTTCGTTCCGGTGCTCGTGGTCATTCCCGTGGCGTTGACCGACCGGGACTATCTGTCGCTGCCCAACAACGGCATTTCCTTCGACCATTTCGCGGCCCTGGCCAACTGGCGCGCGGGCTGGATGCCCAGCATCCTCACCAGCCTCGGCATCGCCGTGGCCTCAAGCATCGTCGCGACCGGCGTTTCGGCGGCGTTCGCCATGGGCGCATGGGTCTATGTCGGACGCTGGCCGACGATCCTGCGCATTGTCCTGCTTTCGCCGCTGATCGTGCCGCCGATCATCTATGCGGTCGGCATGGTGCGCCTGTGGTCGAAGCTGGGCCTTCTCGACACATGGCTTGGCGTCACCATCGTCCATGTGATCCTGGCGATACCGCTCGCCGTGCTGGCGATAGGCGCTTCGCTGTCGAACCTCGATCCGCGTCTGGTGCAGGCGGCCCGCTCGCTCGGCGCGCGCCCGGCGACGATCTTCGGGCGCGTGATCCTGCCCAACATAGTGCCGGGCACGGTCGCCGGGGCGATCCTCGCCTTCATCGTCTCCTGGGACGAGATCACCGTGACGCTCTTCATCACCAGCCGCGGCATCGTCACCCTGCCGCGCAAGATCTGGACGAGCATCGCCGATGCCGTCGATCCCGCGCTGGCCGCGATCGCTACCGTCATGCTGGCGGTCACCATCGTCGGCCTCATCCTGCGCATGACCGTCTGGGAACGTATCGCCCAGCGCCGGTCATGACACGACCTTCAATCGCTTCGCTTGTTTCAGAAAGGAAATCGAAGACATGACTGCCCACAGCGCCGCAATGAGCGAGCACGAATACCGCGAGGCCAAGTTCTTTCAGACCTTCGGTTCCGTCCCGACGCCGGCTTTCCACGACCCGCAAGAGCAGACCCGCGTCTGGGGCCGGCCCTGGGGTTGCACCAATGATGTCGGCAAGCTGCGCGCCGTGCTGATGCACCGGCCTGGAGAGGAGATCAATGTCGTCGACAAGAACAAGCCCATGCCCGAGATCGGCGGTTTCGGCGATCCGGAAAAAGGCTGGTACTTCATGGGCAAGACGCCGCCGGATCTCGCCGCCATGCAGGCGGCGCACGATAGCTTCACCAAGCTGTTGCGCTCCGAGGGCGTCGACGTCATCCTTACCGAGAAGGCAGCTCCCGGCGCTCTCAAGTCGACCTTCTGCCGCGACAGCGTCATCGGCGTGAAGGGCGGGGCGATCGTCACCCGCCTTGCCCGCCGGGCGCGCCGCGGCGAGGAACTGATGGTCACCCAGGCGCTCGCCAGGGCCGGCTGCCCGATCCTCGGCACGCTGCATGGCGAAGCGGTGTTCGAAGGCGGTGGGTTCGCGCTCCTCGACGACAAGACTGCCGTCTGCTCGGTCTCCGTCGCCTGCAACGCCGAGGGCGTGCGGCAGGTCGAGATGATCCTCAACAGCCTGGGCGTCGAGCTGATCAAGGTGCCGATGCCCGGCTATCGCATCCACATCGACGGCAGCTTCATGATGATCGACAAGGAGACGGCGATCATCAACATCAACGAACTGCCCTATGTCTTCATCGACTACCTCAACAAGCGCGGCATGAAGCTGATCGAACTCCCGCCGGAAGACAACGCCTTCTCGCTCAACTGCCTGGCGATCGCACCGGGTCGGGTCGTCATGCACGCCACCCGCACGCCGCGCCTGGCCGACCGGCTCGACGCCGCCGGCATCGAGATCCTGACGCTGGACTATGAATGTATCGAACTGAACGGCGGCGGCATTCACTGCTCGACAGGTCCGCTTGCCCGGGACCCGATCTGAATGTCCTTTCTCGACGTCCGAAACCTCCGCAAGGCCTACGGTTCGGCCGTCGCGCTCGACGGCATCGATCTGTCGATCGAGGCGGGGGAGTTCGTAACCTTGCTCGGCCCTTCGGGGTCTGGCAAGACCACGCTGCTGATGTCGGTCGCCGGGTTCACCAAGCCGGACGACGGCGCCATCCTGCTGGATGGCGTCGACATCACGCGCGTCGATCCGGAGGACAGGAATTTCGGACTGGTCTTCCAGGGCTATGCGCTGTTTCCCCACCTGAACGCCGCGGACAACATCGCCTTCCCCTTGAAGGTCCGCAAATGGGACAAGGCCAGGATCGCCGCGAGGGTGGAGGAGATCCTCAATCTCGTCGGCCTGGACAGGCTGGCCGCGCGCAAGCCGCGTGAATTGTCGGGCGGTCAGCAGCAGCGCGTGGCGATCGGCCGCGCGCTGGCCTTCGGCCCGAAGATTCTGCTGCTCGACGAACCGCTATCGGCGCTCGACCGTACGCTGCGCGACACCATGCAACGCGAACTCAAACGGCTTCATCGGCAGACCGGTGTGACCTTCGTCTATGTTACCCATGACCAGGAGGAAGCCTATGCCATGTCGGACCGCATAGCCGTCTTCCACAATGGCGCGATCGTTCAGGTCGGCACCCCGCGTGACATATACCGCGCGCCCGCCTCGCGCTTCGTCGCGGGCTTCCTCGGCGGCAACAACATCGTTTCGGCGCGCGCCGTCGATGGCGGCATCGAGCTGTTCGGAAGCCGGGTGCCGATGCCCGGTGGCTACGACGCGTCTCGGCATGGCCGATCGGCGCTGACGGTCTGGATGCGTCCGGAGGCCATAGCCATCGGCGAGCCGCTCCACGGGGCCATTGCCTTTCCCGCCATTGTCGCCGACATCTCCTTCGTCGGCTCGTCCGAGCGCATGACCATGTCCACGCTGGACGGCCAGGAACTCCTGGTCCTGGCATCCTCGGCGACGGCGCGCGGCATCGTTGCCGGCGACAAGGTCACCTGCAGCGTGCTGCCCTCCAGCATCGGCTTTCTTGCCGATGAATGACGTGCCGGCAAACAGGACGGCATCCGTCGCCGTCGCATCCAACTGACGATCGGCTTCAGCCGAAAATCCGCATTTCCTGACAGATTGAGAGACATGATGAGCATTAGCCTTCGCACCGTCGACATTCCCGATTTCGGCATCCCCGTCGAGCGCCCTGCCATTCCGCCAGCGACCTATGAGGCCCGTTGCGCCAAGGCGCTCGATCGCGCCGGCACGGACTGGCTCGCCGTCTATGCCGATCGCGAGCATGCCGCCAACATCGCCTTCCTGACCGGTTTCGAGCCGCGTTTCGAGGAGGCGATCCTGCTGCTCGGCAAATCGGGCCAGCGCATCGTCGTCACCGGCAACGAGAACCTCGGCTATACGCCTGTCGCCGGACTGCCTGGCATCATCACAATGCTGGCGCAGTCCCTGAGCCTGATGGCGCAGGACCGCATGCAGAAGCCGGACCTCGTGGCCGTGCTGCGCGAGGCCGGCATCACGGCGGGCGACAGTGTCGGCCTGGTCGGTTGGAAATATCTCGAAAAGAAGGAATGGTCCGCGCCACGCCCCACTTTCTTCGTGCCGGCCTTCATCGTCGACGCGATCGCATTGATCGTGTCCGCCTCGTCGATCGCCGATGCGACGGCGGTGCTCATGCATCAGACGGAAGGGCTGCGCGCCGTCGTCGATGCCGATCAGATCGCCGAGGCCGAATGGGGCGCGGCCCGGTCTTCAATCGCGGTGTGGCGTATCTTGAGCGGCTTCACGCTCGGAGACACCGAACTGACCGCGGCCTCGCGCATGGGGTATGCTGGCGAGCCGATGAACTGCCATCCGATGTTCGCGACCAATGATGCGTCCGGCCAGGTGATCGGCCTGCGCGGTCCCACGGCGCGCGTGCCCGGCCGTGGCGACGGCGTCACCACGGCGGTTGGCTACTGGGGCGGACTGACGGCCCGAGCCGGCCTGATCGCTGAGCATGACGACGCATTTCTGGACGTGGCCAAGGCCTATTTCCGCGGCCTCATCGCCTGGTATGAGGCGGCCGGCATCGGCGCCGAGGGCGGCGCGATCCATGAGGCCGTGATTTCGACCCTGGCGGCGGACAAGCTGCGCCCCGCCCTTAATCCCGGCCATCTCGTCGGCCTCGACGAGTGGATGAATTCCCCGATCCGGCCCGGCTCGACAGAACGCATCGTCTCCGGCATGCCGTTCCAGGTCGACATCATACCCGTGCCGATGCCCGATGGATGGACGCTCAATTGCGAGGATGCGGTGACTTTCGCCGATGTCGGCTTGCGTGCCGAGATCGCACACCGCCACCCGGCGCTGTCGAAGAGGTTCGAGGCACGCCGCCGGTTTGTCGCCGAGCGGATCGGCATCACGGTGAAGGAGGATATCCTGCTGCTGTCCGCCATCCCGCTCTGTCTGCCGCCCTTCTGGCTTACCAGCGGCAAACTTCTAGGCCGCGACTGAGTCCCGGCCGGCCGTCGATGTTGCCTAACCAGCGCTTTCCGGACCTTCGGCGGGCTTGCGAATAAACGGAAGTTGCGCACGTCGGCGAGAAGCTTCCTGCGGGCCATCAGATCGGGCAAGCCCAAAGCTTTTCTGCAAGGCCGCCGGGTCACAACGCTTCGTCGGTCGGCTGCTCTGTTATGACCCTGTCGGGACGCGCTCAAGATCGCTCGTTACGCCAGGGGCGCTGGCGCCAAGGTCGTCTCGATCGACTTAAACCCAAAAGCTGGCGGTCTGCTCACGGCCCATCGCGGTCATTCCGGAACGAGGCTCCGAACGGCCGCGCAAACCTCGACGTCGCTCGCCAGCCGCACCGCAATAAGCGACACCGGGAATGTGTTACGTATTGTGATGCAGATCGAGAGTTGCGGCCGAAAAAGTAAATAAAAACAATACATTGATGCGACAGGCGATCCCAGTCAACGGTGTCGTCGGCTAAAGGCCATAGCGGTCCGCGACCTTCATGAGGCTGCGGATATCCTCTGTGGGGCTGCCTTGCTGCTCGGAGAAAGCTCCCAAGCAGCACGGGTTCGCGACGGGCCCGCCATGTGGCGCGCATAATCCCTCGGCTTCGTTTGCCGGTCACCCTTCGCCCGAAATTGCGGGATCAGCGCGTGAACACCAGCGCGCGCGCCTGCTCAAGGGCGAACAGCGTTTTTTTGAAGCTCAGGCCCTCATACCCGTCATCATGCGGCTTGACAGCCTTTTATTTTGTATCCAATATCCTTTATAAATATGAAGACCAAGGGGAATGGTATGAAACTCACCGGGAATGTTGCGCGTGGCCTTTTCGCATTGACGGTTGCCTTTTCGGGATTGGGCGCGATGGAGACCCTGACGGCCCAAGCCGAGGAAGCGGCCTCAAAGATCGAGGGAACGGTATACTTTCTTACGCCCAATTCCCAAATCACGCGGTTTGAAGCCTATGACAAACCGGGGATGGATGAGGCATTGAAGAAATACGCTCCCAATCTCAAGCTTGTCGTTCTGAGCGCCGACAACGATCCGTCGAGGCAACTCGAGCAGGCCCAGGCAGCCGTGACCCAAGGCGCCAAGGCAATCATTCTGGCGCCGGCTGTGCCCAATCAAAGCCAGGGCATCGTGCAGGTGGCGCACGATGCCAGCATTCCGATTGTCGGGTATGCCTACAATTCCGACAACAGCGACATCGACTACTATGTCACCGTGCCGTTTGAGCCGATCGGCGAGGCGGCTGCCAACTTTGCGGTAAAGACGCTGGCGGATGCCAAGAAGCCAATCCGGATTGGCCTGATTACGGGCGACCCATCCTTCTTCTTTGACCGCGAGATCGTCAGCGGCACCGAGAGGGTGCTTGCCCCCCTGGTTCAAAAAGGCGAAGTCGAGATCGTCTGCAAGAGCGACAACCTGCAGCTCTCGGAGGAAAATGCCCGCGTCGCGACGGACGGTTGCCTGCAGCAGGCCGGTGGCGATATCGACGCGATCCTTGTCCACAATGACAGTTCCGCGAACGGCACCATAGCCGCATTGGCGGCACAGGATCTGCTTGGAAAGGTCAAGGTTTTCGGCGGCTATGACAGTCAGGCCGGAACGATCCAGCATCTTCTCGCCGGCAACATCGAGAACGATATGGTGCCGCCATATCGTGCGATGGCCGACAGCGCCGTCCGGCTTGTCGTCGCCCTTCTCGAGAAGAATGGCGAAGAAAAGAAGATGGTGAACGGGACCTACGATAACGGCATGAAGGCGGTTCCGGCGATCTTCAACGAGAACGTCTTCATCACCCGCGACAACGTGCAGGCGGAACTGATCGACAAGGGAATTCTGACACGTGAGGAAGTCTGCGCGGGCCCTGCCATCAAGAGCGCCTTGTGCACCAAGTGACGGTGAGCGCGATGGGTTCCACAAACACGAACAGCCAGCCCGTTCTTGAACTCATAAATATCAGCAAGCACTTCGGCGGCGTCCACGCTCTCGAAAGCGTATCCCTGGCGGTTCGTCCTGGAGAGGTTGTCGCACTGGTTGGCGACAATGGCGCCGGAAAGTCCACTTTGGTCAAAACCATTGCCGGCATCAACATGCCCGATGCCGGGGAAATGCGGGTCAACGGCGCAAAGGTCAGGATCACCGCGCCACATGATGCAATGCGGCTGGGTATCCAGACCGTCTATCAGGATCTCGCCCTGTGCGACAATCTCGATACGGTCCAGAACCTGTTTCTGGGGCGTGAACTGCAGGGCGGGATCCTGACCGCCGGCCGTTTGCGTCGTGCCGACATGGAGAGCCGGGCGCGGAAGGTGTTGCGCGAACTGGGGGTCAGCACTTTGCGCGACCTCACGGTGCCAGTGGGCAGTCTCTCGGGCGGGCAACGCCAGTCGGTCGCCATCTGCCGCTCGGTGCTCTGGGAGCCGAAAGTTGTATTGCTCGACGAGCCGACGGCGGCACTCGGGGTCGCCCAGCGCAAGGAGGTCATGGCGTTGATCATGCGACTTCGCCAGACCAATCATGGCGTCATCGTCATTTCGCACGACCTGGCCGATGTGCAGGAGATGGCCGATACGGTTGTCGTCCTGCGGCTTGGTCGCAAAGTGGCTGAATTCAGCCGTGGAACGTTCTCGCGTGACGATCTGGTCTCGGCAATCACCGGCCTGTCCGCATCAGCCGCCTAGGAAAGCCCATGAACAATTCAAAAGGCCTGCGGATAAGCAAGGGTGCCAATTTGCAAAATGATCGTACGGGCTCCCGGGATCTGCAGAGACGGATACTGAGTGGGGTCAGCGGCAAGTATCGGTTTATCCCCGTCCTTATCGCGATCGCGCTCGTCTGGGCTTTCTTCTATGCGATGAACGACCGCTTCCTCTCGCCGCGAAACCTGACGAACCTCGCCGTTCAGATCGTTGTGACGGCCATGCTGGCGCTGGGTCTCGTGCTCGTTCTCATCGTGAAGGAGATCGATCTTTCGGTGGCCGCACTTAGCGCGGTGGCATCCGGTGTCATGGGTTATTTGTTGGTAACGGTCGGCCTTCCGTCGTGGCTGTGCCTGTTGGCGGCAATTGTCACGGGATCGGCGGTCGGCTTGGTCCAGGGTCTGATCATCTCGAGATTCCGGGCGCCCGCTTTCATCGTTACCCTCGGCACCTCGCTTGCCATGCAGGGCGTGCTGCTGATGCTCTTGCCGAGGAGCGGGTCGATCCCGCTATCGGGGACCGATATCCAGTGGATCGCCAACAGCTTCTTGCCGCCGATGGCCGGCTACCTGCTTCTGGCCATCGGTATCGGCGTGGTTGCCGCGCTCCTTGTCCAATCGTCAAACCACAAGAGGCGTCTCGGCATCCACCAATCAATCCCGAGCAATGTTTTGCTGCCAATCGCGGCCTTGAGCCTCGCCGGCGGTCTCGTCGTCGCCATTCTCAACCTCGATCGCGGCGTTCCAACGCCGGTGGCGATATTGATCGTTCTCCTCTCGATCATGGCCTATGTCACGACCCAGACGAAGTTCGGCACCTATCTCTACGCCATTGGCGGAAACGTGGAGGCCAGCCGACGCGCCGCCATCAATGTTGGCCAGATCCGCATTTATACGTTCATCATTGCTGGCGCGCTGGCCGGCATTGCCGGCATCATCTCCGCGTCACGCACATTGGGCGTTTCCGCTCAATCCGGCAGCGGAACGCTCTTGCTCGAGGCGGTGGCCGCCGCTGTCATCGGCGGGGCCAGCCTTTTTGGCGGCCGTGGGTCCGTATGGGCGGCCCTCCTTGGGGCCTTGCTTATCGGCAGCATCACCAATGGGCTTTCGCTGCTCAGTGCCCCAACCGAGATCAAGTACCTAGTTCAGGGATTGATACTGGTGCTTGCCGTCACCGCCGATGGGCTCCTGTCGCGGGATGCAAAATCATGAGTTTGGGCACGCAACCCGCTTCGGCCGCGGCTTTAGCCGGGTGTGCGGCAGCGTATGTCGAGGAAACACGGTGAAAATCCTAGGGTATTCAAGCCATGTGAGCATCCAGCCGGGCGGTACGATCGATTTCAAGGTCAGCGCGGCCCAGGCGCCATATTCGGTCGAGTTTGTCCGGCTGCATGGCGTCGCGATCAATGGCGATGACCAATCAGTGAGAGAAGAAAGCATCGGCAACGCGGCGGCCGGTCTCTATCAGGGGCGGCTTCAGGATCTTGCCCCGGGTTCGTACGCGATCGTGGTGCCCGCGTTTTTCCCGCTAATCTCAACTTTTGGTTTCGAGGTCTGGGTCCAGCCAACTCTCAAAGATCGCGAGTGCCAGACAATCCTGGCTGTCGCCACCGACCGGACCACGGCTTCCTGGTCTCTCGTCATCGCGAGAGACCAGCTTGAACTGCGCGTCGGCGGGGGAGAAGACGCCAGGGTTCTCTCCATGAACCTCGATGACCACGAGGGGAAGTGGATCCATATCAAGGGCGGGCGCAGCGATCGCGGCATCGCCCTTGAGTTTGCCGTCGATGGATTGTGGCCATCCCAACGTTTTGGGCAAACGCGGTTTCTCGCGCTGCCGGATACGCCCGAACCCACCCGAGTCGATCGCATTCTCATAGGTTCCAACCTGGATGAGCGCGACCGCCCGGTGGACCGGTTCAACGGCCGGATCGACAATCCCTCCGTGTTGTCCGCACCCGGAGAGGGGGCAAGGCCGATCGCGTCATGGGATTTTGCGATGGGGATCGACACACGCATCGTCACCGATGTT is part of the Mesorhizobium loti genome and encodes:
- a CDS encoding ABC transporter permease, which produces MTPRTRRLLERALPKLLAWLLLAFLFVPVLVVIPVALTDRDYLSLPNNGISFDHFAALANWRAGWMPSILTSLGIAVASSIVATGVSAAFAMGAWVYVGRWPTILRIVLLSPLIVPPIIYAVGMVRLWSKLGLLDTWLGVTIVHVILAIPLAVLAIGASLSNLDPRLVQAARSLGARPATIFGRVILPNIVPGTVAGAILAFIVSWDEITVTLFITSRGIVTLPRKIWTSIADAVDPALAAIATVMLAVTIVGLILRMTVWERIAQRRS
- a CDS encoding dimethylarginine dimethylaminohydrolase family protein — translated: MTAHSAAMSEHEYREAKFFQTFGSVPTPAFHDPQEQTRVWGRPWGCTNDVGKLRAVLMHRPGEEINVVDKNKPMPEIGGFGDPEKGWYFMGKTPPDLAAMQAAHDSFTKLLRSEGVDVILTEKAAPGALKSTFCRDSVIGVKGGAIVTRLARRARRGEELMVTQALARAGCPILGTLHGEAVFEGGGFALLDDKTAVCSVSVACNAEGVRQVEMILNSLGVELIKVPMPGYRIHIDGSFMMIDKETAIININELPYVFIDYLNKRGMKLIELPPEDNAFSLNCLAIAPGRVVMHATRTPRLADRLDAAGIEILTLDYECIELNGGGIHCSTGPLARDPI
- a CDS encoding ABC transporter ATP-binding protein — its product is MSFLDVRNLRKAYGSAVALDGIDLSIEAGEFVTLLGPSGSGKTTLLMSVAGFTKPDDGAILLDGVDITRVDPEDRNFGLVFQGYALFPHLNAADNIAFPLKVRKWDKARIAARVEEILNLVGLDRLAARKPRELSGGQQQRVAIGRALAFGPKILLLDEPLSALDRTLRDTMQRELKRLHRQTGVTFVYVTHDQEEAYAMSDRIAVFHNGAIVQVGTPRDIYRAPASRFVAGFLGGNNIVSARAVDGGIELFGSRVPMPGGYDASRHGRSALTVWMRPEAIAIGEPLHGAIAFPAIVADISFVGSSERMTMSTLDGQELLVLASSATARGIVAGDKVTCSVLPSSIGFLADE
- a CDS encoding M24 family metallopeptidase; protein product: MSISLRTVDIPDFGIPVERPAIPPATYEARCAKALDRAGTDWLAVYADREHAANIAFLTGFEPRFEEAILLLGKSGQRIVVTGNENLGYTPVAGLPGIITMLAQSLSLMAQDRMQKPDLVAVLREAGITAGDSVGLVGWKYLEKKEWSAPRPTFFVPAFIVDAIALIVSASSIADATAVLMHQTEGLRAVVDADQIAEAEWGAARSSIAVWRILSGFTLGDTELTAASRMGYAGEPMNCHPMFATNDASGQVIGLRGPTARVPGRGDGVTTAVGYWGGLTARAGLIAEHDDAFLDVAKAYFRGLIAWYEAAGIGAEGGAIHEAVISTLAADKLRPALNPGHLVGLDEWMNSPIRPGSTERIVSGMPFQVDIIPVPMPDGWTLNCEDAVTFADVGLRAEIAHRHPALSKRFEARRRFVAERIGITVKEDILLLSAIPLCLPPFWLTSGKLLGRD
- a CDS encoding substrate-binding domain-containing protein, translating into MDEALKKYAPNLKLVVLSADNDPSRQLEQAQAAVTQGAKAIILAPAVPNQSQGIVQVAHDASIPIVGYAYNSDNSDIDYYVTVPFEPIGEAAANFAVKTLADAKKPIRIGLITGDPSFFFDREIVSGTERVLAPLVQKGEVEIVCKSDNLQLSEENARVATDGCLQQAGGDIDAILVHNDSSANGTIAALAAQDLLGKVKVFGGYDSQAGTIQHLLAGNIENDMVPPYRAMADSAVRLVVALLEKNGEEKKMVNGTYDNGMKAVPAIFNENVFITRDNVQAELIDKGILTREEVCAGPAIKSALCTK
- a CDS encoding ATP-binding cassette domain-containing protein encodes the protein MTVSAMGSTNTNSQPVLELINISKHFGGVHALESVSLAVRPGEVVALVGDNGAGKSTLVKTIAGINMPDAGEMRVNGAKVRITAPHDAMRLGIQTVYQDLALCDNLDTVQNLFLGRELQGGILTAGRLRRADMESRARKVLRELGVSTLRDLTVPVGSLSGGQRQSVAICRSVLWEPKVVLLDEPTAALGVAQRKEVMALIMRLRQTNHGVIVISHDLADVQEMADTVVVLRLGRKVAEFSRGTFSRDDLVSAITGLSASAA
- a CDS encoding sugar ABC transporter permease, with protein sequence MNNSKGLRISKGANLQNDRTGSRDLQRRILSGVSGKYRFIPVLIAIALVWAFFYAMNDRFLSPRNLTNLAVQIVVTAMLALGLVLVLIVKEIDLSVAALSAVASGVMGYLLVTVGLPSWLCLLAAIVTGSAVGLVQGLIISRFRAPAFIVTLGTSLAMQGVLLMLLPRSGSIPLSGTDIQWIANSFLPPMAGYLLLAIGIGVVAALLVQSSNHKRRLGIHQSIPSNVLLPIAALSLAGGLVVAILNLDRGVPTPVAILIVLLSIMAYVTTQTKFGTYLYAIGGNVEASRRAAINVGQIRIYTFIIAGALAGIAGIISASRTLGVSAQSGSGTLLLEAVAAAVIGGASLFGGRGSVWAALLGALLIGSITNGLSLLSAPTEIKYLVQGLILVLAVTADGLLSRDAKS